The following proteins are encoded in a genomic region of Planococcus lenghuensis:
- a CDS encoding DRTGG domain-containing protein, with translation MATKHEQILAYIESLEVGEKISVRRIAKELQVSEGTAYRAIKDAETQRLVSTIERVGTIRIERKKKENIERLTYAEIVNIVDGQVLGGRNGLHKSLTKFVIGAMQLEDMMRYTEADNLLIVGNRLKAHEYGLRAGAGVLVTGGFDVTEAVKRLADELELPVISTSYDTFTVAAMINRAIYDQLIKKDILLIEDIVIPSEETHALQEMDTVERYHELNERTAHGGFPVVDERGKLKGIITTRDVIGCSPDERIEKVMTRDPIAGTMKMSVASAGHRMIWEGIDLLPIVGDSGFLEGLISRQDVLKALQTAQRQPQQGETIDDVVKSQLQQTGQGELTFTVTPQMTNAYGSLSYGAYTTMLAEAAEQTLKIRKRKDSVLENMTVYFLKPVQLESVLTVRPSILDLSRKSVKVDVEITDGDEVVGKALLTLQLLDR, from the coding sequence ATGGCAACAAAACACGAACAGATCCTAGCCTATATCGAATCATTGGAAGTTGGAGAGAAGATTTCCGTCCGGCGTATCGCCAAGGAACTCCAGGTCAGTGAAGGCACAGCTTATCGGGCAATCAAAGATGCGGAGACCCAACGGCTCGTCAGTACGATTGAGCGGGTCGGCACAATCCGGATTGAACGGAAAAAGAAAGAAAATATTGAACGGCTGACCTATGCGGAAATTGTCAATATTGTTGACGGACAGGTCCTTGGCGGCCGCAATGGGCTTCATAAATCGCTCACCAAATTTGTCATTGGCGCCATGCAGCTGGAAGACATGATGCGTTATACAGAAGCGGATAATCTGCTGATTGTCGGCAACCGGCTAAAAGCCCACGAATATGGCTTAAGAGCAGGCGCGGGTGTGCTTGTCACCGGCGGGTTTGATGTGACAGAAGCAGTGAAACGGCTGGCGGATGAACTCGAGCTGCCGGTCATTTCAACAAGCTATGACACTTTCACCGTCGCGGCGATGATTAACCGGGCCATTTATGATCAATTGATCAAGAAAGATATCTTATTAATCGAAGACATCGTCATTCCGTCGGAAGAAACCCATGCTCTCCAGGAGATGGATACCGTCGAACGCTATCATGAGCTGAATGAACGAACAGCGCATGGCGGATTTCCGGTCGTCGATGAGCGGGGGAAATTGAAAGGGATCATTACCACACGCGATGTGATTGGCTGCAGTCCGGATGAACGAATCGAAAAAGTGATGACGCGCGATCCGATTGCAGGCACGATGAAGATGAGTGTGGCATCGGCAGGGCACCGGATGATTTGGGAAGGTATCGATCTCTTGCCGATTGTTGGGGATTCCGGTTTCCTGGAAGGGCTTATCAGCCGGCAGGATGTGCTCAAAGCGCTCCAGACAGCACAGCGGCAGCCACAGCAAGGTGAAACGATTGATGACGTCGTCAAAAGCCAGCTACAGCAGACGGGGCAGGGCGAACTGACATTTACAGTGACGCCTCAGATGACCAATGCCTATGGCTCACTGTCATACGGTGCCTATACGACAATGCTGGCGGAAGCTGCTGAACAGACGCTAAAAATAAGAAAACGCAAAGACAGCGTACTCGAGAACATGACGGTATATTTCCTGAAACCGGTTCAGCTGGAATCCGTACTGACTGTCCGGCCGTCCATCCTTGATTTAAGCAGGAAATCAGTCAAAGTGGACGTGGAAATTACAGACGGGGACGAAGTTGTCGGGAAAGCATTGCTCACGCTGCAACTGCTCGACCGGTGA
- the dnaE gene encoding DNA polymerase III subunit alpha gives MSIVYPHITTSADLLKSIVRVDDLFPFLTAQEASAAALVNTRLYGVLPFWEAARRAGIHPVLGLPAALEYEDRTYPAVLYAKSDAGYRNLLKLSSALATRDREDVPDKWAAAYREGLICVLLNDGSWLPGGQDEFIRYLRTVYGQDVYGAVMRPGGVRTEVEAGFVTLCDDHGVPVIATQASRYLTKEETFAFEAASAIAQGVKLSDDERPVPPADQHVPEAEEFRSWFTDHPEWLEASARLMSECQVTVPTDQKLLPVFPLPESISAAQYLRSACEKGMAARGCTHPDYQKRLDYELTVIESMGYSDYFLIVADFVKFARDSHILTGPGRGSSAGSLVAYVLAITDVDPLVHGLLFERFLNPERVTLPDIDIDFADYRRQEVIEYVARKYGPQRTAQIITFGTLSAKAVARDVGRVFGFPPEDLETISKMIPSKPGITLADAESGSAEFRAWITENEERKKWFQTASALEGLPRNASTHAAGIILSPIPLVNVVPIEKGNEGIFMTQWPMNELEKTGLLKMDFLGLRNLTILERIRHLLNRDTGHWLDYRQLPLNDEQTYQLLAAGDTTGIFQLESEGMRRALQLIQPTGFNDIVAVNALFRPGPMDFIPLYAKRKKGEEPVRFLHPALEPILGETYGVIVYQEQIMRIASEMAGFSLGEADLLRRAVSKKKREILDDERAHFIKGATGKGYSQPVANDVYDLIVRFANYGFPKSHAVAYSLISYWLAYAKAHHPAYFYAALLSGAAGNPEKVNQLLQEAKSRHIPLLPPSVQKSGSGFRVEGGGVRFGLNAVKDVPGSAVKAILEARKTGPFDSLFHIAERISGVHFKRKSMEPLIKAGAFDDFGVDRSVLLASLEAAAKHAELVRPSEEPGLFDPAEDIFIKPKYTKASLMPDRVKLEFEKEVLGFYLSEHPLEQEKQKRGRNFLPVNKIRNCRNGQAVTVLAMVLDVKQIRTKKGEAMAFLTLQDETGETRATVFPREYAAYAPSLGDQAVIEIQGTVEFWNQKPSIICKSITF, from the coding sequence TTGTCGATCGTTTATCCGCACATTACGACATCGGCTGACTTGCTGAAAAGCATTGTGCGCGTTGATGATTTGTTTCCGTTCCTGACAGCGCAGGAGGCATCGGCGGCAGCACTGGTCAACACACGGCTATACGGCGTCCTGCCTTTTTGGGAAGCAGCCCGGCGTGCAGGGATTCACCCGGTATTGGGGCTGCCCGCTGCACTTGAGTATGAAGACCGGACCTATCCCGCTGTCCTTTATGCAAAATCGGATGCCGGGTACAGGAACCTCCTTAAACTGTCCAGTGCACTCGCGACACGCGACCGGGAAGATGTGCCGGATAAATGGGCAGCAGCGTACCGGGAAGGGCTGATCTGTGTCCTGCTGAATGACGGAAGCTGGCTGCCCGGAGGACAGGATGAGTTTATCCGGTATTTGCGGACGGTGTACGGTCAAGACGTATACGGAGCGGTCATGCGTCCCGGCGGTGTCCGAACTGAAGTCGAGGCCGGGTTTGTAACTCTTTGTGATGATCATGGCGTGCCCGTTATTGCCACGCAGGCCAGCCGGTATTTGACGAAAGAAGAGACGTTTGCTTTCGAAGCGGCCTCTGCAATTGCTCAAGGAGTTAAACTGTCAGATGACGAACGGCCGGTTCCGCCTGCAGACCAGCATGTGCCTGAAGCAGAGGAGTTCCGGTCCTGGTTCACTGACCACCCTGAATGGCTGGAAGCAAGTGCGCGTCTGATGAGCGAGTGCCAAGTCACAGTGCCGACTGATCAGAAACTATTGCCGGTGTTTCCGTTGCCGGAAAGCATAAGTGCTGCACAGTATCTCCGGTCTGCCTGTGAAAAGGGTATGGCCGCCAGAGGGTGTACGCATCCTGATTATCAAAAGCGCTTAGATTATGAATTGACTGTGATCGAATCGATGGGCTACAGCGATTATTTTCTGATCGTAGCTGATTTCGTGAAGTTTGCCAGGGACAGTCATATTCTGACGGGTCCGGGACGCGGATCATCAGCCGGCTCACTTGTTGCCTATGTCCTGGCCATCACGGATGTCGATCCGCTTGTGCATGGTTTGCTGTTTGAGCGTTTCCTGAATCCCGAACGGGTGACACTGCCGGATATCGATATCGATTTCGCCGATTACCGCCGGCAGGAAGTAATCGAGTATGTGGCCCGCAAATACGGGCCGCAGCGTACTGCCCAAATCATTACGTTTGGTACGTTGTCAGCAAAAGCCGTTGCCCGGGATGTGGGCAGGGTATTCGGATTTCCGCCTGAGGATCTTGAAACGATTTCCAAAATGATTCCAAGTAAACCGGGCATCACGCTGGCAGATGCGGAATCGGGATCGGCAGAGTTCCGCGCATGGATCACGGAAAATGAAGAACGGAAAAAATGGTTTCAGACGGCAAGCGCACTGGAAGGATTGCCCCGTAATGCATCCACGCATGCTGCAGGCATCATTTTAAGTCCAATTCCGCTCGTTAATGTCGTTCCCATTGAAAAGGGCAATGAAGGCATTTTTATGACCCAATGGCCAATGAATGAGCTTGAGAAGACCGGTTTGCTGAAAATGGATTTTCTTGGATTACGCAATCTCACCATTCTTGAGCGGATCCGCCATTTGCTGAACCGGGATACCGGGCATTGGCTTGATTACCGGCAGCTGCCGCTCAATGACGAACAGACTTACCAATTGCTGGCGGCTGGAGATACGACCGGTATCTTCCAATTGGAATCAGAAGGGATGCGCCGGGCACTTCAATTGATCCAGCCGACTGGATTTAATGACATTGTTGCTGTCAACGCGCTTTTCCGGCCGGGTCCGATGGATTTCATCCCGCTTTACGCGAAGCGGAAAAAAGGCGAAGAACCGGTCCGTTTCCTTCATCCGGCACTTGAGCCGATTCTTGGTGAAACGTATGGCGTAATTGTTTATCAGGAACAGATTATGCGAATCGCTTCTGAAATGGCCGGCTTTTCGCTTGGCGAAGCGGATCTGCTCCGGCGCGCGGTCAGCAAAAAGAAACGGGAAATATTGGATGATGAACGGGCGCATTTCATTAAAGGCGCAACGGGGAAGGGTTATAGCCAGCCGGTCGCGAACGACGTGTATGATCTCATTGTCCGATTCGCTAATTACGGGTTCCCGAAAAGCCATGCAGTTGCTTATAGCTTGATCTCATACTGGCTGGCTTATGCAAAAGCGCATCACCCGGCATACTTTTATGCGGCCCTACTCTCCGGTGCCGCCGGTAACCCCGAGAAAGTGAATCAATTGCTGCAGGAAGCGAAAAGTAGACACATTCCTCTGCTGCCGCCCTCCGTCCAAAAAAGCGGATCGGGTTTCCGGGTAGAAGGCGGGGGCGTCCGATTTGGTCTGAATGCGGTGAAGGATGTGCCGGGTTCTGCAGTGAAAGCGATTCTTGAAGCACGGAAAACCGGGCCATTTGACAGTCTGTTCCATATAGCGGAACGGATTTCGGGCGTGCATTTCAAGCGGAAATCCATGGAGCCGCTGATCAAAGCCGGTGCATTTGATGATTTCGGAGTCGACCGGTCAGTACTGCTGGCTTCCCTTGAAGCAGCGGCGAAACATGCCGAACTCGTCCGTCCATCAGAAGAGCCGGGTCTGTTCGACCCCGCTGAGGATATTTTCATTAAGCCTAAATATACAAAAGCTTCACTCATGCCCGATCGTGTAAAACTGGAGTTTGAGAAAGAAGTGCTCGGTTTCTATCTGTCGGAACATCCGCTGGAACAGGAAAAACAGAAACGCGGCCGGAACTTCCTGCCGGTTAATAAGATCAGGAATTGCCGGAACGGACAGGCTGTCACAGTGCTTGCCATGGTGCTGGACGTGAAGCAGATCCGGACGAAAAAGGGAGAAGCAATGGCTTTTCTTACGCTGCAGGACGAGACTGGTGAAACACGCGCTACTGTATTTCCTCGGGAGTACGCAGCGTATGCACCGTCGCTCGGGGACCAAGCGGTAATTGAAATTCAAGGAACGGTCGAGTTCTGGAATCAGAAGCCATCCATCATATGCAAATCCATTACATTTTAA
- a CDS encoding FadR/GntR family transcriptional regulator: MKQPKRFLDIVTEIRNMTHKQNIRPGEWLPSERELAETLQVGRSTIREALRSLELLGLIETRQGEGTFLSDFRDHTLVEVLATFVLQDEQSHEDVRKTRLIHELAALGDVCSNNALTGLPVWKGLRAKLEAVEPLQRETVVRELLIVSGNRLSLKIWLLLCQYSGQPFTGNVNETERAILLDLLAAIAAGRQKEAEVSYIKWHELIEGGDNHDYS; this comes from the coding sequence ATGAAACAGCCAAAGCGCTTTTTGGATATTGTTACGGAAATCCGCAACATGACCCACAAACAGAACATCCGGCCAGGCGAATGGCTGCCCTCCGAGCGTGAACTGGCCGAAACGCTACAAGTCGGCCGTTCAACGATCAGGGAAGCTTTGAGAAGTCTTGAACTTCTGGGACTGATTGAGACCCGGCAAGGCGAAGGCACCTTTCTCTCTGACTTCAGGGATCATACCCTGGTTGAAGTTCTGGCAACATTCGTGCTGCAGGATGAGCAGTCGCATGAGGATGTCCGGAAGACCCGACTGATCCATGAACTGGCTGCTTTGGGTGATGTGTGCAGCAATAATGCCTTGACCGGACTGCCGGTATGGAAGGGACTGCGGGCAAAGCTTGAAGCAGTGGAACCTCTCCAGCGGGAGACGGTCGTCCGGGAGTTGCTGATAGTGAGCGGCAATCGGCTTTCTTTGAAGATTTGGCTGTTGCTTTGCCAGTACAGCGGCCAACCGTTCACCGGGAATGTGAACGAAACAGAGCGCGCGATACTTCTGGACCTGCTGGCAGCCATTGCAGCGGGCCGGCAGAAAGAGGCGGAAGTCTCATACATAAAATGGCATGAACTGATCGAAGGAGGGGATAACCATGATTATTCGTGA
- a CDS encoding acetyl-CoA carboxylase carboxyltransferase subunit alpha encodes MSKEKSKAKKKTKALPFEEPLIQLQSKIAELKELTQSADVDMSAEISGLEDRFTRLESEIYENMKPWDRVQVARHPNRPSTQEYIDLLFHDFMELHGDRLYGDDEAVIGGIASFDGLPVTVIGHQRGKDTKENIRRNFGMPHPEGYRKALRLMKQAEKFRRPVICFVDTKGAYPGKAAEERGQSEAIARNLVEMAGLSVPVISVVIGEGGSGGALALGVGNHILMLENSTYSVISPEGAASILWKDSGLAQTAAEAMKITAPDLLQMGIIDRIIPEVRGGAHHDVERQAGFVFTALQQSFAELLPLDGERLIEQRYAKFKSIGVFEE; translated from the coding sequence ATGTCAAAAGAGAAGTCAAAAGCTAAAAAAAAGACAAAAGCACTTCCGTTTGAAGAACCGCTGATTCAGCTGCAGAGTAAAATCGCGGAACTGAAAGAACTGACTCAGTCTGCAGATGTGGATATGTCAGCTGAAATCTCCGGTCTCGAGGATCGATTCACAAGACTCGAATCGGAGATATACGAAAACATGAAACCGTGGGATCGGGTCCAAGTGGCCCGGCATCCGAACCGCCCAAGTACACAGGAGTATATCGACTTGCTGTTTCACGATTTCATGGAGCTGCATGGCGACAGGCTGTACGGGGATGACGAAGCGGTCATTGGAGGAATCGCCTCTTTTGATGGATTGCCGGTTACGGTCATTGGTCACCAGCGCGGCAAAGACACGAAGGAGAACATCCGCCGCAATTTCGGAATGCCGCATCCGGAGGGATACCGGAAAGCGCTTCGCCTTATGAAGCAGGCTGAAAAGTTCCGGCGGCCGGTCATCTGTTTCGTCGATACAAAAGGAGCGTATCCAGGAAAAGCAGCCGAAGAACGCGGGCAGAGCGAAGCGATTGCCCGGAATCTGGTGGAGATGGCCGGGCTGTCCGTGCCGGTAATCAGCGTTGTTATTGGAGAAGGCGGCAGCGGCGGTGCATTGGCACTGGGTGTCGGCAATCACATTTTGATGCTGGAGAACTCAACCTACTCGGTTATTTCACCTGAAGGTGCGGCTTCGATTCTCTGGAAAGATTCCGGGCTGGCGCAGACAGCGGCAGAGGCGATGAAGATCACAGCGCCTGACTTGCTGCAAATGGGCATTATTGATCGCATTATCCCAGAAGTCCGCGGCGGTGCGCACCATGATGTTGAACGGCAGGCGGGATTTGTGTTTACGGCCCTGCAGCAGTCATTCGCTGAACTGCTGCCGCTTGACGGAGAGAGATTGATCGAACAGCGCTATGCGAAATTTAAATCGATAGGTGTATTTGAGGAGTAA
- the pfkA gene encoding 6-phosphofructokinase, which produces MKKIGVLTSGGDAPGMNAAVRAVVRKGIFHGLEVAGIFNGYQGLIDGRIESLDLGDVGDIIQRGGTKLHSARCPEFITPEGQQKGIEQMKKHGLEGLVVIGGDGSYRGAMALSKHGFPCVGVPGTIDNDIPGTDFTIGFDTALNTIIEAIDKIRDTATSHERTFIIEVMGRDAGDLALWAGLAGGAETILIPEEKYNIKDMLVRLDKGKARGKKHSIIIVAEGVMSGGELAKLIGAETGIDTRVSVLGHIQRGGTPTGRDRVLASLFGARAVEVLKEGAGGRAIGMKNNQVVDYDMTEAFNSSHKTDLSLFTLSKELSI; this is translated from the coding sequence ATGAAAAAGATCGGCGTATTAACAAGCGGAGGAGACGCACCCGGTATGAATGCCGCAGTCCGTGCGGTAGTGCGGAAAGGAATTTTTCATGGCCTGGAAGTGGCGGGTATCTTTAACGGCTACCAAGGGTTGATCGACGGTCGGATCGAATCACTCGATCTTGGGGATGTCGGCGATATTATCCAGCGCGGGGGCACAAAACTGCATTCGGCTCGCTGTCCGGAATTCATCACCCCGGAAGGTCAGCAAAAAGGAATCGAGCAGATGAAAAAGCATGGGCTTGAAGGCCTTGTGGTAATTGGCGGAGACGGTTCATACCGCGGAGCCATGGCGCTGTCGAAGCATGGATTTCCATGTGTCGGCGTGCCGGGAACAATCGACAATGACATCCCGGGCACTGATTTCACAATCGGCTTTGATACAGCGCTGAACACAATCATTGAAGCGATCGATAAAATCCGGGATACCGCGACAAGCCATGAGCGGACATTCATTATTGAAGTGATGGGCCGGGATGCCGGTGATCTGGCGCTGTGGGCAGGACTTGCCGGCGGTGCGGAAACGATTCTCATCCCAGAAGAAAAGTATAATATCAAGGATATGCTTGTACGTCTCGATAAAGGGAAAGCACGCGGTAAGAAGCACAGCATCATCATCGTCGCAGAAGGCGTAATGAGCGGCGGCGAGCTGGCGAAGCTCATTGGTGCTGAAACGGGAATTGACACACGGGTCTCTGTGCTGGGTCACATTCAGCGCGGCGGCACACCGACCGGGCGCGATCGCGTGCTGGCGAGCCTGTTTGGAGCGCGCGCTGTGGAAGTGCTGAAGGAAGGCGCAGGGGGCCGGGCGATTGGCATGAAAAACAACCAAGTGGTAGACTATGACATGACAGAAGCTTTTAATAGCTCTCATAAAACAGATTTAAGCTTATTTACTTTATCAAAAGAATTATCAATTTAA
- a CDS encoding DHH family phosphoesterase has protein sequence MKGQIIDTIKQYNTIVIHRHVRPDPDAYGSQIGLKLLLQHNYPEKRILAAGEHEQTLDYLAAPDHPTDADFKDALVIVTDTANTERVDDARYSQGSKVIKIDHHPNDDAYGDLVWVDTAASSASELVYDLYTYGKQTEDWRMPDEAARLLYAGILGDTGRFMFPSTTKHTFEAAGDLVSYSFDREVLHNAMYELESHLLQLQGYLFQHTEISGKGCAYVKLSAATLAKFGVTPSETSLLVGSLGAMKGIRVWAIFIEEGDEIRVRLRSKGPVINELAKEFGGGGHPRASGATVYSWEEADEFIGRLQEICSAG, from the coding sequence GTGAAAGGTCAAATCATTGACACAATTAAACAGTACAATACGATTGTTATTCATCGGCATGTCCGGCCGGACCCGGATGCATACGGTTCACAGATTGGGTTGAAGTTATTACTGCAGCATAATTATCCGGAAAAGCGGATTCTGGCAGCCGGCGAGCATGAACAGACACTGGACTACCTGGCAGCTCCTGATCACCCGACGGATGCTGATTTCAAGGATGCACTTGTCATTGTGACGGATACGGCGAATACGGAAAGAGTGGATGATGCTCGTTACAGTCAAGGTTCGAAGGTGATTAAAATCGATCATCATCCGAATGATGATGCTTATGGTGATCTGGTATGGGTAGATACTGCCGCAAGCTCGGCATCAGAACTGGTCTATGATCTTTATACATACGGAAAGCAAACAGAAGACTGGCGCATGCCGGATGAAGCGGCGCGCCTGCTCTACGCCGGAATCCTTGGGGACACCGGCCGCTTCATGTTCCCGAGTACAACAAAGCATACGTTCGAAGCAGCCGGTGACCTTGTGAGTTATTCGTTTGACCGGGAAGTTCTGCACAATGCAATGTATGAATTGGAAAGTCACTTGCTGCAGCTGCAGGGCTATCTGTTCCAGCACACGGAAATCAGCGGCAAGGGCTGCGCGTACGTTAAGCTATCAGCAGCAACTTTGGCGAAATTCGGTGTAACCCCGTCTGAGACGTCTTTGCTGGTCGGATCGCTCGGCGCAATGAAAGGGATTCGCGTATGGGCGATATTCATTGAAGAAGGGGACGAAATCCGGGTGCGCCTGCGGTCAAAAGGACCGGTCATCAATGAGCTGGCAAAAGAATTCGGCGGCGGCGGCCATCCGCGTGCATCCGGAGCAACTGTCTATTCCTGGGAAGAGGCCGATGAGTTTATTGGCCGGCTGCAGGAGATTTGTTCAGCCGGATAG
- a CDS encoding YtpI family protein, producing the protein MLLFVFIITVSAVFYFYYKTRQFRSHLPIQKNWYKSKAGTALGIFLLAFGINQLFLDPTAAVYIIAGVFIILGLMMSYTNWNAARHYGNFVEEEKRINP; encoded by the coding sequence ATGCTGCTATTTGTATTTATCATTACAGTATCTGCTGTGTTTTATTTCTACTACAAAACAAGACAGTTCCGGTCACATCTGCCAATCCAGAAAAACTGGTATAAAAGTAAAGCGGGCACCGCACTCGGTATATTCCTGCTTGCTTTCGGCATCAATCAGCTGTTTCTGGATCCGACAGCTGCCGTCTATATCATCGCAGGTGTTTTCATCATCCTCGGGCTTATGATGAGTTATACGAATTGGAATGCAGCTCGCCATTACGGCAATTTTGTAGAGGAAGAAAAGCGAATTAACCCATAA
- the accD gene encoding acetyl-CoA carboxylase, carboxyltransferase subunit beta, whose protein sequence is MIIRDLFKRHKGEATIPSDESKNVPEGLMTKCPECKHIELTKELIKLYKVCPKCGFHFRMTAFERVGSLLDAGSFVSMDDHLKTVNPLGFPGYAEKVQKDTEKTGLNEAVLTGIGTLDGREIALAVMDSHFRMGSMGSVVGEKITRAIEAATERRIPFIVFTASGGARMQEGVLSLMQMAKASVALKRHSTEGLLFISVLTNPTTGGVSASFASVGDINIAEPRALIGFAGRRVIEQTVREKLPDDFQTAEFLLEHGQLDAVVHRERMRETLSRLVRLHGKETLDVKREVKS, encoded by the coding sequence ATGATTATTCGTGATTTATTTAAACGGCATAAAGGGGAAGCGACTATTCCATCTGATGAATCGAAAAACGTGCCGGAAGGCTTGATGACCAAGTGTCCGGAATGCAAGCACATAGAATTGACGAAAGAGTTGATTAAACTCTACAAGGTATGCCCGAAATGCGGTTTTCATTTTAGAATGACAGCGTTTGAACGGGTGGGCAGTCTGCTGGATGCCGGCTCATTTGTCTCCATGGATGATCATTTGAAAACAGTCAATCCCTTAGGGTTTCCGGGATATGCCGAGAAAGTGCAGAAAGATACGGAGAAAACCGGACTGAATGAAGCAGTCCTCACGGGCATTGGCACGTTGGACGGCCGGGAGATTGCACTGGCTGTGATGGATTCCCATTTCAGAATGGGTTCAATGGGCTCGGTTGTAGGCGAAAAAATCACACGCGCGATCGAAGCGGCAACAGAACGGAGAATTCCATTTATCGTCTTTACGGCAAGCGGGGGCGCCCGGATGCAGGAAGGTGTACTGTCACTGATGCAGATGGCAAAAGCGAGTGTTGCGCTGAAGCGTCATTCGACGGAAGGCCTGTTGTTTATTTCGGTGCTGACCAATCCGACGACAGGCGGTGTATCTGCCAGTTTTGCATCTGTCGGAGATATCAATATCGCCGAACCGAGGGCGTTGATCGGTTTTGCTGGCCGCCGGGTCATCGAGCAGACGGTCCGGGAAAAGCTGCCGGATGATTTCCAGACAGCTGAGTTCTTGCTTGAACATGGCCAGCTGGATGCGGTTGTTCACCGGGAACGCATGCGAGAAACACTGTCCAGACTGGTGCGGCTGCATGGGAAGGAGACCTTAGATGTCAAAAGAGAAGTCAAAAGCTAA